From a region of the Butyrivibrio sp. AE3004 genome:
- a CDS encoding methionine ABC transporter permease: protein MTDIILKAFNQTLYMVFWSTIFSVVLGFIPAIILTLTAPDGLKPNKLVYEILSFIVNVFRSFPFIILLVILIPFTRMVVGKSIGTTASIVPLTISAIPFIARVFESALRETNPGVIEAARSFGASNFQILLRVYVKESIPRMLNGIVLLIISLIGYSAMAGTVGGGGIGDIAIRYGYQQYKTDYLIVCSIILIAFVQLIQMLGNHLYKKMS, encoded by the coding sequence ATGACAGATATCATATTAAAAGCTTTTAACCAGACCCTGTATATGGTTTTCTGGTCCACAATCTTTTCTGTGGTACTTGGTTTTATCCCTGCGATAATCCTTACACTTACTGCACCTGACGGATTAAAGCCAAACAAACTTGTTTATGAGATACTTAGTTTTATAGTGAACGTATTCAGAAGCTTTCCTTTTATCATTTTGCTGGTTATCCTGATTCCGTTTACAAGAATGGTTGTCGGAAAATCAATCGGAACAACTGCTTCAATTGTTCCTCTGACCATTTCCGCAATTCCTTTCATTGCAAGAGTTTTTGAATCAGCTCTTCGTGAGACCAACCCCGGAGTAATCGAAGCCGCAAGGTCATTTGGCGCTTCCAATTTCCAGATTCTCCTCAGAGTCTATGTAAAGGAATCAATTCCGAGAATGCTAAACGGTATAGTCCTTCTTATAATCTCACTTATAGGCTACTCCGCAATGGCTGGAACGGTCGGCGGCGGCGGTATCGGTGACATCGCAATACGTTACGGATATCAGCAGTACAAAACAGACTACCTCATCGTTTGCTCAATCATTCTGATTGCTTTTGTACAGCTTATCCAGATGCTGGGCAACCATTTATATAAAAAAATGTCATAA
- a CDS encoding methionine ABC transporter ATP-binding protein — MIKIDNVTKSFKNTDVLKGVSMEIENHEIFGIIGQSGAGKSTLLRCINGLESYDSGYITVDDQEVNIKDKKALRLMQKKMGMIFQSFNLLERLDVYQNVALPMKFWGMKTNTPEAKEKILKLIKLVGLEEKVHAKPRELSGGQKQRVAIARALVLDPEILLCDEATSALDPEITKGILALLQKINKEMGITIIIVTHQMEVVKQICKKVAFLSNGQVLSVGQPEKLFVWPKEKEIRDFLREESDKLPKTGLNIKLFFYGEGNQRPIVTMMSRELQADFNICWAKLEDFREDVYGSLVLNINEKDLDRVCAFLDKKDVTWEVIK, encoded by the coding sequence ATGATAAAAATTGATAACGTAACAAAATCCTTTAAGAATACGGATGTACTTAAAGGTGTTTCCATGGAAATCGAAAACCATGAAATTTTCGGTATAATCGGCCAGAGCGGTGCCGGAAAATCTACTCTTCTGCGCTGCATCAACGGACTTGAATCCTATGATTCGGGATATATTACAGTTGATGATCAGGAAGTCAATATTAAGGATAAGAAAGCTCTTCGTCTTATGCAGAAGAAAATGGGAATGATCTTCCAGAGCTTCAACCTTCTTGAGAGACTCGATGTATATCAGAACGTAGCGCTTCCAATGAAATTCTGGGGCATGAAAACAAACACTCCCGAAGCCAAGGAGAAAATTCTTAAACTCATAAAGCTTGTAGGCCTTGAGGAAAAAGTCCATGCAAAGCCAAGAGAACTTTCCGGCGGTCAGAAACAGCGTGTTGCCATAGCAAGAGCTCTGGTCCTAGATCCCGAAATCCTACTCTGTGACGAAGCAACAAGTGCCCTCGATCCCGAGATCACAAAAGGAATCCTTGCTCTTCTTCAGAAGATCAATAAGGAAATGGGCATAACCATAATCATCGTCACTCACCAGATGGAGGTTGTTAAGCAGATCTGCAAAAAGGTTGCTTTTTTGAGCAATGGACAGGTACTCTCCGTAGGTCAGCCCGAGAAGCTTTTCGTATGGCCTAAGGAAAAGGAAATCAGAGATTTCCTTAGAGAAGAAAGTGATAAGCTTCCCAAAACCGGCCTTAATATCAAGCTATTCTTCTACGGTGAGGGCAATCAGCGTCCCATCGTCACCATGATGTCCAGGGAACTTCAGGCGGATTTCAATATCTGCTGGGCCAAGCTTGAAGACTTCAGAGAGGATGTTTACGGCAGCCTTGTTCTTAATATAAATGAAAAAGATTTAGACAGGGTTTGCGCTTTTCTTGATAAAAAAGATGTAACATGGGAGGTTATTAAGTAA
- a CDS encoding MetQ/NlpA family ABC transporter substrate-binding protein — MRRKLLTSIVLSTALTFSALTGCGSTGTETATEASSETAETSEEATDSAETAESTEEATEAESTEEATDAVTAPADGDNKITVGATPVPHAEILDNIVKEVLAKDGWELETVVFNDYVLPNTSLEEGELDANYFQTLGYMNQQNSDAGLHLTAVAGVHIEPMGIYSEKYTSLDEIPDGASIGIPNDPDNAERGIDLLVQKGLLTSKGDYGTDANYTEDSLSKDTEANPHGYVITPLEAASLPLSLPDLDAATINGNYALEADLPNTHPALDIEEFDDETTLKRTNFLVVKEGSESSDKIKALVNALQSDEVKAYIEDTYKGAVIPSFTDAQ; from the coding sequence ATGAGAAGAAAGTTATTAACAAGTATTGTATTATCAACTGCATTGACATTTAGTGCACTTACAGGCTGCGGTTCAACAGGAACAGAAACAGCTACCGAAGCTTCATCAGAAACAGCTGAGACTAGTGAAGAAGCAACTGACAGTGCTGAAACAGCAGAAAGCACTGAAGAGGCTACCGAAGCTGAAAGCACTGAAGAAGCTACAGATGCAGTTACTGCTCCCGCTGACGGAGACAACAAAATTACAGTAGGTGCAACACCCGTACCTCACGCAGAAATTCTTGATAACATCGTTAAGGAAGTTCTTGCAAAAGACGGTTGGGAACTTGAGACCGTTGTTTTCAACGATTACGTTCTTCCCAATACTTCACTTGAAGAGGGCGAGCTTGACGCTAATTACTTCCAGACACTTGGTTACATGAACCAGCAGAACTCTGATGCAGGTCTTCATCTCACAGCCGTAGCAGGTGTTCACATTGAGCCCATGGGCATCTACTCTGAGAAGTATACATCACTTGATGAAATTCCGGACGGTGCTTCAATCGGTATCCCGAACGATCCCGACAACGCTGAGCGTGGAATTGACCTTCTTGTTCAGAAGGGACTTCTCACATCAAAGGGTGACTATGGCACAGACGCTAACTACACAGAGGATTCTCTTTCAAAGGATACAGAAGCTAACCCTCACGGTTATGTGATCACACCTCTTGAGGCTGCTTCACTTCCTCTTTCACTCCCTGATCTTGATGCAGCAACAATCAATGGTAACTATGCTCTTGAAGCAGATCTTCCTAATACACATCCTGCACTTGATATCGAGGAGTTCGATGATGAGACAACTCTTAAGAGAACAAACTTCCTTGTAGTAAAGGAAGGCTCAGAGTCTTCTGACAAGATCAAGGCTCTCGTAAATGCTCTCCAGTCTGACGAAGTTAAGGCTTACATCGAAGACACCTACAAAGGTGCTGTTATCCCTTCTTTCACAGACGCACAGTAA
- a CDS encoding CinA family protein, translating into MNNEEKTIKKYESITKLLIKKKLTITTMESCTAGMIANLLTDTEGSSAILKGAFITYSNEAKILQGVPSDIIEKHGVYSIETASHMALSCKKTYTADIGIGVTGTMGNIDPANSDSIPGEIYAAIVTDNNIEPLSFKITEPMPTRHDYKIFVADKIADAILQIIDTIL; encoded by the coding sequence ATGAATAACGAAGAGAAAACCATAAAAAAATATGAATCCATTACAAAGCTTCTTATAAAAAAGAAGCTAACAATAACCACTATGGAAAGCTGCACAGCCGGCATGATAGCGAACCTTTTAACCGATACCGAAGGTTCCTCTGCTATCTTAAAGGGTGCATTTATAACCTATAGTAACGAAGCCAAAATACTTCAGGGTGTTCCTTCAGATATAATAGAAAAGCATGGTGTCTATTCTATCGAGACGGCATCTCATATGGCACTTTCCTGTAAAAAAACCTACACCGCAGATATAGGCATAGGCGTAACAGGCACCATGGGTAACATTGATCCGGCAAATTCAGACAGCATTCCTGGTGAAATATATGCTGCCATAGTAACAGATAATAATATAGAACCCCTTAGTTTTAAGATTACAGAACCTATGCCCACAAGGCACGACTATAAGATTTTTGTGGCAGATAAAATCGCGGATGCAATCCTGCAGATAATTGATACTATCCTATAA
- a CDS encoding transporter substrate-binding domain-containing protein: protein MKKKIMAGILAAMMTVSMTACGQRAAENAETTAPEEAAETTEAADDNAEEASSEEAAADSDVEYIKNKGKLIVGITDFAPMDYKDDNGEWIGYDADLAKKVAESLGVEAEFVEIDWDNKILELDNKSIDVVWNGMTLTNEVTNSMECTKPYLNNAQVVVVSADQADSVKTEEDAAGLSYAVEAGSAGEQVATEKGFDFISVTSQADALMEVQAGTSGACIIDLLMAGAMIGEGTSYPDLTHTVELTTEEYGIGCRKGSDLAAYINDQLKAMYDDGSLLEIAGTYGVQDAVIDQK from the coding sequence ATGAAAAAAAAGATTATGGCAGGTATTCTTGCAGCGATGATGACAGTTTCGATGACAGCGTGCGGACAGAGGGCAGCTGAGAATGCAGAAACAACAGCTCCTGAAGAAGCTGCTGAGACAACAGAGGCAGCAGATGATAACGCAGAGGAAGCTTCATCAGAAGAAGCTGCAGCAGATTCAGATGTTGAATACATTAAGAATAAGGGGAAGCTCATTGTTGGTATTACTGATTTTGCTCCCATGGATTACAAGGATGATAACGGTGAGTGGATTGGATACGATGCCGATCTTGCAAAGAAGGTAGCTGAATCACTTGGTGTTGAGGCTGAGTTTGTTGAAATTGACTGGGATAACAAGATTCTTGAGCTTGATAATAAGTCAATCGATGTTGTCTGGAACGGTATGACACTTACCAATGAAGTTACTAATTCAATGGAGTGCACAAAGCCTTATCTTAATAACGCACAGGTTGTTGTTGTATCTGCAGATCAGGCAGATTCTGTTAAGACTGAAGAAGATGCAGCAGGACTTAGCTATGCCGTTGAAGCAGGCTCTGCAGGTGAGCAGGTTGCAACAGAGAAGGGATTTGATTTCATATCAGTTACTTCACAGGCAGATGCGCTTATGGAGGTTCAGGCAGGAACATCAGGTGCATGCATTATCGATCTTCTTATGGCAGGAGCAATGATCGGTGAAGGTACAAGCTATCCCGATCTTACACACACAGTTGAACTCACAACAGAGGAATATGGCATTGGCTGCAGAAAGGGTTCAGATCTTGCAGCATATATCAATGACCAGCTTAAGGCTATGTACGATGACGGAAGTCTTCTTGAGATTGCCGGCACATATGGTGTTCAGGATGCTGTAATTGACCAGAAATAA
- a CDS encoding amino acid ABC transporter permease, with translation MFLTVTISLLEGFLGTLKLFILTLLFSLPLGLLISIGSMTRTKLVRIPIRFVIWVVRGTPLMLQLLIIYYGPGIFLGLNIWGSGGNGRFLAALVAFVFNYACYFSEIFRGGIQSIPVGQYEAGKVLGLTRQQIFFKVILLQVIKRIVPPISNEVITLVKDTSLARVIAVYEIIWNGQAFIKSSGIIWPLFYTGAFYLLFSGLLTLLFGYIEKKLSYFR, from the coding sequence ATGTTTTTAACAGTAACTATTTCCCTGCTTGAAGGGTTTCTTGGAACGCTTAAACTTTTTATACTGACACTTTTGTTTTCATTGCCATTGGGACTTCTCATAAGTATTGGCTCCATGACAAGGACAAAACTGGTGCGTATTCCTATCAGATTCGTGATCTGGGTAGTGCGCGGTACACCGCTTATGCTGCAGCTCCTTATAATATATTACGGACCCGGGATTTTCCTTGGCCTTAATATATGGGGCTCCGGCGGAAACGGAAGATTTCTTGCTGCGCTCGTTGCCTTTGTGTTCAACTATGCCTGCTATTTTTCTGAAATATTCAGAGGCGGAATTCAGTCCATACCTGTCGGACAGTATGAAGCGGGTAAGGTTCTCGGACTTACAAGGCAGCAGATTTTCTTTAAGGTTATATTGCTTCAGGTTATTAAGCGTATTGTTCCTCCGATTTCAAACGAAGTAATTACTCTTGTAAAGGATACTTCTCTTGCCAGAGTAATTGCGGTTTACGAGATTATCTGGAATGGACAGGCGTTTATAAAGAGTAGCGGAATTATCTGGCCTTTGTTCTATACGGGTGCGTTTTACCTTCTGTTTAGCGGATTATTGACGCTTCTGTTTGGTTACATTGAGAAAAAACTGAGCTACTTCAGATAA
- a CDS encoding amino acid ABC transporter ATP-binding protein, producing MPILEVNNIKKKFENTEILKGISFSMEEGQTVSIIGSSGSGKTTFLRCLNFLERPDEGTITVRGEKLFDASLPPEKPDQLREKRLHFGMVFQQFNLFPQYTALENVTLAPKLLHTDKTDLEIHTMGMELLDQMGLADRTDNYPHQLSGGQQQRVAIARALALKPDILCFDEPTSALDPELTGEVLKVIKDLADKKTTMIIVTHEMAFARDVADEVIFMDSGVILEKGPAEQVINNPREERTKKFLSNLNS from the coding sequence ATGCCGATTTTAGAAGTTAATAATATAAAAAAGAAATTTGAAAATACTGAAATTCTTAAGGGAATATCCTTCAGCATGGAAGAGGGGCAGACTGTTTCGATAATAGGCTCATCGGGAAGCGGCAAGACCACATTTTTAAGGTGTCTGAATTTCCTTGAGAGACCGGATGAAGGAACGATTACTGTTCGGGGAGAGAAGCTTTTTGATGCATCACTTCCGCCGGAAAAACCGGATCAGCTGCGTGAGAAAAGACTACATTTCGGAATGGTTTTCCAGCAGTTTAATCTGTTTCCGCAGTATACTGCTCTTGAGAATGTAACTCTTGCACCAAAGCTCCTTCACACAGATAAAACTGATCTGGAGATCCATACGATGGGGATGGAGCTTCTTGATCAGATGGGACTTGCGGACAGAACGGATAATTATCCGCATCAGCTCTCCGGAGGACAGCAGCAGAGAGTTGCAATCGCCAGGGCACTTGCTCTTAAGCCGGATATCCTCTGCTTTGACGAGCCGACTTCAGCACTTGATCCAGAGCTTACGGGCGAGGTTCTTAAGGTAATAAAGGATCTTGCGGATAAGAAGACGACAATGATAATTGTTACCCATGAGATGGCGTTTGCAAGAGATGTTGCTGATGAAGTCATCTTTATGGACTCCGGAGTAATTCTTGAGAAGGGTCCTGCCGAGCAGGTTATAAATAATCCTCGAGAGGAGCGTACAAAGAAGTTTCTTTCAAATTTGAATTCCTGA
- a CDS encoding PAS domain-containing sensor histidine kinase has translation MSNKNEKLKTISLEEHADQLFDKIVNTTQDCIFWKDTERRFVGVNQAFLDFFGFDSVDCVLGKTDEDMNWHPDPQPYMDDELRVLQGESTHNVHGQCIIKGEVREIIASKTPIYDDGVIIGFVGSFMDVTEEQERIAKIERLNKMNDQLLENEKRANRRMSEFLSRMSNEIKNPMKAISALSYLGMNQENIEVLRSDMRKIYTSSHYLSRLMSDILDINRIDGGNLNLEPERTSLDDIVDGIENITKAFAGEKNIDVMVNRNYRANPQVICDLGRTQQMVTNLTSNAVKFSDRGSLVEITVTAKRKDDGYHINFVVKDEGCGIGESFMPSLFRTFSQEKRNPSKYGNGTGLGLSVAKRLACLMKGDITVESEEGLGSVFTASIQLNAAPLDYQI, from the coding sequence ATGAGTAATAAAAACGAAAAGTTAAAAACCATATCACTGGAAGAACATGCCGACCAGTTATTTGATAAGATTGTTAACACGACTCAGGATTGCATTTTCTGGAAGGATACCGAGCGCAGATTCGTAGGTGTCAATCAGGCCTTTCTGGATTTCTTCGGTTTTGATTCCGTAGACTGCGTTCTCGGAAAGACGGATGAAGATATGAACTGGCACCCCGATCCTCAGCCCTATATGGATGATGAACTGCGGGTTCTTCAGGGTGAGAGTACTCACAACGTTCATGGACAATGCATTATAAAGGGCGAAGTCCGGGAGATTATCGCTTCTAAAACTCCTATATATGACGACGGCGTGATCATCGGCTTTGTCGGCTCATTCATGGATGTTACCGAGGAACAGGAGCGCATAGCAAAAATCGAACGCCTGAACAAAATGAATGATCAGCTCCTTGAAAACGAAAAACGTGCCAATAGGCGAATGTCCGAGTTTCTATCCAGAATGAGTAATGAGATTAAAAATCCCATGAAAGCAATTTCTGCTCTCTCCTATCTTGGCATGAATCAGGAAAACATCGAAGTTTTAAGAAGCGATATGAGGAAAATCTACACCTCCAGTCATTATCTCTCCAGACTGATGAGTGATATTCTGGACATCAATCGTATTGATGGAGGGAACCTTAATCTTGAACCCGAAAGAACTTCTCTTGACGACATTGTGGATGGCATCGAGAATATCACCAAAGCATTTGCGGGAGAAAAGAACATCGATGTTATGGTCAACAGAAATTACAGAGCAAATCCTCAGGTCATCTGTGACCTTGGGCGAACACAGCAGATGGTTACCAACCTGACTTCAAATGCTGTTAAATTCAGTGACAGGGGATCTCTGGTTGAGATAACCGTCACCGCCAAGCGCAAGGATGACGGTTATCATATAAACTTTGTTGTAAAGGATGAAGGCTGCGGTATCGGAGAATCCTTCATGCCCAGTCTGTTCAGAACCTTTTCCCAGGAAAAGAGAAATCCAAGTAAATACGGAAATGGTACGGGCCTTGGACTCTCGGTTGCAAAACGTCTGGCCTGCCTCATGAAAGGTGATATTACCGTAGAAAGCGAAGAAGGACTTGGCAGCGTATTCACAGCAAGCATACAGCTAAATGCCGCGCCCTTGGATTATCAAATATAA
- a CDS encoding TaqI-like C-terminal specificity domain-containing protein — MYTLAELCAELSITPATGRNWLKLGKIKPEGKKGRSYYFSDTYVRSLKEDLESGKLKSLRSRRNKTYVSGNLLYGSYITADSPNLPLVQKLVDDIAAVDNNDFLLRRVLSGCAEGILKKRIKEEDRDAYKPLIEALKGEETTDFHPFDVDPLQNLSVPFTAFEYISGEDTLGLIYISLKHLQSRKSSGAYYTPGIIVQRLLGHLFEASFLAEGQDKKILDPGCGSGNFLLCLPPGIPAENIYGFDTDEVSVQIARLTLALKYKLPDPDFWAKHISCTDFLHADKGSSAFDVILGNPPWGSSFSPEDKEYIQEKYVCARSKSPDSYDLFIEQSLNLLKEGGTLSYVLPESVLLVKSHTEIRKKLIEKSTLSHLEYLGDVFDHVQCPSIILQAEKNTAPKNNGDFLQKHPVIYDRNEFFRIMENRHISEEGFDFLMSDEEYLLLQKLSSVPGVRTLKDNAEFALGIVTGANKEMLKSRKSPKNEIILKGSDIFKYAFHIPKCYITFVPEKCQQVAPLQFYRAPEKLLYRFIGGRLIFAYDNKQTLSLNSCNIVIPNINDMNIKYILAVLNSSVSEYFFRKKFRSVKVLRSHIEQLPIPFANETVQNEIVSKIDRILVLCDNNSPNSISSKNNAATEVKQQYDEIDNILFKLYELSEKDIALIKQNFNDENLFLPV; from the coding sequence ATGTATACACTTGCAGAACTTTGCGCAGAACTGTCGATCACACCTGCAACAGGCAGAAACTGGCTAAAGCTTGGAAAAATCAAACCGGAAGGAAAAAAAGGACGTTCCTATTACTTTTCGGATACCTATGTACGCTCATTAAAAGAAGACCTTGAAAGCGGGAAACTTAAATCCCTTCGCAGTAGGCGAAACAAGACCTACGTGTCAGGAAATCTGCTGTATGGCTCTTATATAACAGCTGACTCACCAAATCTTCCTCTTGTTCAAAAGCTGGTTGATGATATCGCCGCTGTAGATAACAATGATTTTCTCCTTCGGAGAGTCCTTAGCGGCTGTGCAGAAGGGATTTTAAAAAAGCGCATAAAGGAAGAAGACCGTGATGCCTACAAGCCCCTTATAGAAGCATTAAAGGGTGAAGAAACAACCGATTTTCATCCGTTTGACGTTGATCCTTTACAAAACCTTTCTGTTCCTTTTACAGCCTTTGAATATATTTCAGGTGAGGATACTCTGGGCCTTATTTATATATCCTTAAAGCATCTGCAATCACGTAAAAGTTCAGGTGCCTATTACACCCCGGGAATCATAGTACAAAGGCTACTTGGACATCTTTTTGAAGCATCCTTTCTTGCGGAAGGACAGGATAAAAAAATACTTGATCCGGGCTGCGGAAGCGGAAACTTTTTATTATGTCTCCCTCCCGGAATCCCTGCAGAGAATATCTATGGCTTCGATACCGATGAAGTAAGCGTACAGATTGCAAGACTGACACTTGCCTTAAAATACAAACTGCCGGATCCTGATTTCTGGGCAAAGCATATTTCATGTACCGATTTTCTTCATGCAGATAAAGGAAGCTCTGCCTTCGATGTAATATTGGGTAATCCCCCCTGGGGTTCTTCCTTTTCTCCCGAAGATAAGGAGTATATTCAGGAAAAATATGTTTGCGCCAGATCAAAGTCACCTGATTCCTATGACCTTTTTATTGAGCAGAGCCTAAATCTTTTAAAAGAGGGAGGTACGCTCTCCTACGTCCTTCCGGAGTCCGTACTGCTTGTAAAATCACATACGGAGATTCGCAAAAAGCTCATTGAAAAATCCACCCTCTCACACCTTGAATATCTGGGGGATGTTTTTGATCACGTTCAATGCCCATCAATTATTTTACAGGCAGAAAAAAATACCGCTCCTAAAAACAATGGCGATTTCCTTCAAAAGCACCCCGTTATCTACGATAGGAATGAATTTTTCAGAATCATGGAAAACAGACATATATCTGAGGAGGGCTTTGATTTTCTGATGTCTGATGAAGAATACCTACTTTTACAGAAATTGTCTTCAGTTCCGGGCGTCAGAACACTTAAAGACAATGCCGAATTCGCTCTCGGAATTGTAACCGGTGCCAATAAAGAAATGCTAAAATCCAGAAAAAGCCCAAAGAACGAAATCATCCTCAAGGGATCCGATATTTTCAAATATGCATTTCACATTCCAAAATGCTACATAACCTTCGTGCCTGAAAAATGCCAGCAGGTAGCACCTCTGCAATTTTACAGAGCACCCGAAAAACTCCTTTACAGATTTATAGGAGGCCGTCTTATATTTGCTTACGACAATAAACAGACCCTCTCTTTAAATAGTTGTAATATCGTAATTCCGAACATTAATGATATGAATATCAAGTACATTTTGGCAGTGTTAAACAGCAGTGTTTCAGAGTACTTTTTCAGGAAAAAATTCCGCTCCGTAAAGGTACTCAGATCCCATATAGAACAGCTCCCCATTCCCTTTGCAAATGAAACTGTTCAAAACGAAATCGTTTCGAAAATAGACAGAATTTTAGTGCTTTGTGATAATAATTCTCCAAATAGCATTTCCTCAAAAAACAATGCTGCTACAGAGGTAAAACAACAGTATGATGAGATAGATAATATCCTATTTAAACTGTATGAATTATCCGAAAAAGATATAGCTCTGATAAAACAAAATTTCAATGATGAAAACCTCTTCCTTCCGGTATAG